From Budorcas taxicolor isolate Tak-1 chromosome 19, Takin1.1, whole genome shotgun sequence, the proteins below share one genomic window:
- the CHMP6 gene encoding charged multivesicular body protein 6 isoform X3, which translates to MGNLFGRKKQSRVTEQDKAILQLKQQRDKLKQYQKRITQQLEREREIARQLLRDGRKERAKLLLKKKRYREQLLDKTENQITSLETMVQSIEFTQIEMKVIEGLKIGNECLNKMHQVMSIEEVERILDETQEAVDYQRQIDELLAGSFTQEDEDAILEELDAITQLTGEQIELPAVPSEPLPEKIPEKVPVKARPRQAELVAAS; encoded by the exons CAACTGAAGCAGCAGCGGGACAAGCTGAAGCAGTACCAGAAGAGGATCACCCAGCAGCTGGAGCGGGAGCGGGAGATCGCCCGGCAGCTCCTGCGTGACGGCAGGAAGGA ACGGGCCAAGCTGCTGCTCAAGAAGAAGCGATACCGGGAGCAGCTCCTGGACAAGACAGAAAACCAGATCACCAGCCTGGAGACCATG GTCCAGAGTATTGAGTTCACCCAGATTGAAATGAAAGTGATCGAGGGGCTGAAGATTGGAAATGAGTGTCTGAATAAGATGCACCAG GTGATGTCCATAGAGGAGGTGGAGCGGATACTGGACGAGACGCAGGAGGCCGTGGACTACCAGAGG CAAATAGATGAGCTGTTGGCAGGAAGCTTCACTCAGGAGGATGAAGATGCTATCCTGGAGGAGCTGGACGCCATCACTCAGCTAACAGGA GAACAGATAGAGCTGCCAGCGGTTCCTTCAGAGCCCCTTCCTGAGAAGATCCCAG AGAAAGTCCCCGTCAAAGCCAGGCCCAGGCAGGCGGAACTGGTGGCAGCCTCGTAA
- the CHMP6 gene encoding charged multivesicular body protein 6 isoform X2, with amino-acid sequence MGNLFGRKKQSRVTEQDKAILQLKQQRDKLKQYQKRITQQLEREREIARQLLRDGRKERAKLLLKKKRYREQLLDKTENQITSLETMVQSIEFTQIEMKVIEGLKIGNECLNKMHQVMSIEEVERILDETQEAVDYQRQIDELLAGSFTQEDEDAILEELDAITQEQIELPAVPSEPLPEKIPEKVPVKARPRQAELVAAS; translated from the exons CAACTGAAGCAGCAGCGGGACAAGCTGAAGCAGTACCAGAAGAGGATCACCCAGCAGCTGGAGCGGGAGCGGGAGATCGCCCGGCAGCTCCTGCGTGACGGCAGGAAGGA ACGGGCCAAGCTGCTGCTCAAGAAGAAGCGATACCGGGAGCAGCTCCTGGACAAGACAGAAAACCAGATCACCAGCCTGGAGACCATG GTCCAGAGTATTGAGTTCACCCAGATTGAAATGAAAGTGATCGAGGGGCTGAAGATTGGAAATGAGTGTCTGAATAAGATGCACCAG GTGATGTCCATAGAGGAGGTGGAGCGGATACTGGACGAGACGCAGGAGGCCGTGGACTACCAGAGG CAAATAGATGAGCTGTTGGCAGGAAGCTTCACTCAGGAGGATGAAGATGCTATCCTGGAGGAGCTGGACGCCATCACTCAG GAACAGATAGAGCTGCCAGCGGTTCCTTCAGAGCCCCTTCCTGAGAAGATCCCAG AGAAAGTCCCCGTCAAAGCCAGGCCCAGGCAGGCGGAACTGGTGGCAGCCTCGTAA
- the CHMP6 gene encoding charged multivesicular body protein 6 isoform X1: MGNLFGRKKQSRVTEQDKAILQLKQQRDKLKQYQKRITQQLEREREIARQLLRDGRKERAKLLLKKKRYREQLLDKTENQITSLETMVQSIEFTQIEMKVIEGLKIGNECLNKMHQVMSIEEVERILDETQEAVDYQRQIDELLAGSFTQEDEDAILEELDAITQLTGAPGLKQAPVEGPLGGLCSLASEQIELPAVPSEPLPEKIPEKVPVKARPRQAELVAAS, from the exons CAACTGAAGCAGCAGCGGGACAAGCTGAAGCAGTACCAGAAGAGGATCACCCAGCAGCTGGAGCGGGAGCGGGAGATCGCCCGGCAGCTCCTGCGTGACGGCAGGAAGGA ACGGGCCAAGCTGCTGCTCAAGAAGAAGCGATACCGGGAGCAGCTCCTGGACAAGACAGAAAACCAGATCACCAGCCTGGAGACCATG GTCCAGAGTATTGAGTTCACCCAGATTGAAATGAAAGTGATCGAGGGGCTGAAGATTGGAAATGAGTGTCTGAATAAGATGCACCAG GTGATGTCCATAGAGGAGGTGGAGCGGATACTGGACGAGACGCAGGAGGCCGTGGACTACCAGAGG CAAATAGATGAGCTGTTGGCAGGAAGCTTCACTCAGGAGGATGAAGATGCTATCCTGGAGGAGCTGGACGCCATCACTCAGCTAACAGGAGCGCCGGGACTGAAGCAGGCTCCAGTGGAGGGGCCCCTGGGAGGCCTCTGCTCACTGGCCTCG GAACAGATAGAGCTGCCAGCGGTTCCTTCAGAGCCCCTTCCTGAGAAGATCCCAG AGAAAGTCCCCGTCAAAGCCAGGCCCAGGCAGGCGGAACTGGTGGCAGCCTCGTAA